In Clostridium swellfunianum, a genomic segment contains:
- a CDS encoding polysaccharide lyase family 8 super-sandwich domain-containing protein produces the protein MKNLKIKRLSLTFTLIFLVNLLAGVIPLSTKVKAVESIQDRVEIINNGNFDLTEKITDSFSVMWEQAIKPLSWDMRKYGTYTAPNGTMVSDIYHTQGKAVKVQLNNSVGFLQQVSKTVVPGRNYSFSSWVKTENLTTVNYSNKPMLVRVEQLDKAGATISSTRADLKVFSGTNDWSNVSGNITAAVNASTIKIVFVFGVVTATGGGATGTVWVDDVSLTEPVIPLTALSLNNSSLEVPIGWSETLSIAYSPSNASFKQVTWSSSDSTVAEVKDGTIKMLRAGTATITAESTIYPDIKASCTVKALEGEVPVKSIALDKNSIILQAGKAEIITAQISPAYASNKEVIWTSSDSSVANVVNGIVKSNKAGTAVITAKTADGGYIANCSVTVTAAAEDEYDKLRNKWRALTIPDANVVNSDSQIKNITALAGERGRELWDSMDKSSDRTYLWADASSTTNSAHVTTSYKNLFEMSKAFVMEGSELKDNAQLLKDIISGLKWLNVNRYKNNQRYNNWWDWEVGVPQQLNNTMVLLYEYLSDADINAYLTTIDSYVPNPTKQQNQAVTSTGANRVDLCKVVGLRGILGKNAYKVSIASESLSPVFEIVTSGDGFYKDGSFVQHNNIAYTATYGSVLMGGVGELLYLLSDSKWSVTNASLNNMYEAIIKSFYPVIYKGNFIEGVKGRAISRPEEQGSGGTVAGFMLKYFARSAPAELREKYKAIVKYWIQANNYKDMVQTSKDIPFIIEAKKLMNDSSIVPEAELIGNFNFANMDRVVHRTPGFTFGLSMYSSRIASYEGNMNGENLKGWHTGDGMTYMYNNDLSQYNEDFWATVNPYRLPGTTVDTKTLSVGQGTAKTSSQAWVGGSTLSNLYGTAGMFLDSSKAYGINLKAKKSWFMFDDEIVALGADINSTDNRTIETIIDNKKLNANGANKLIVDGEEKSSQLGWCNTIVNPKWAHLEGNNADSSIGYYFPKGSNINFLREAREGSWKDINSTKSDAKIVKNYLTMWYDHGANPAAAEYSYVMLPNKTAEGVSSYSQNPDVSIVENNSEVQAVKEKKLNILAANFWNDAVKKVDYLTVDRKASVMVKENGKYVEVSVSDPTMINKGVINVELHRIGVEELLNNPAIKVTQFEPTIKFEVDVNGAKGESFTAKFLIKDTVAPTVPSNLICEEKTSESALISWAPSADNVGVAGYEIYKNDILIDRVSGSITSYRATELQQLTEYNFSIKAYDEEGNLSETSPILSIKTKDGEAPSLPTKLKHEEKENNSITIKWQTSSDNVGVEGYEIYVDDILFATTSENGCMYNVTGLEKARKYKFYIKAFDKDGNVSDASEDIIIKTKNKK, from the coding sequence ATGAAAAATTTGAAAATTAAAAGATTATCACTAACCTTTACATTAATATTTTTAGTTAATTTATTAGCGGGTGTTATTCCACTATCTACTAAAGTAAAAGCTGTTGAATCAATACAAGACAGGGTAGAAATCATAAATAACGGAAATTTTGATTTGACAGAAAAAATTACAGACTCATTTTCGGTTATGTGGGAACAAGCTATTAAGCCGTTATCATGGGATATGAGAAAATACGGAACCTACACTGCACCAAATGGCACAATGGTTTCAGATATTTATCATACACAAGGGAAAGCAGTGAAAGTACAGCTAAACAATTCAGTAGGTTTCTTACAACAAGTAAGCAAAACTGTAGTACCAGGAAGGAATTATAGTTTTAGCTCCTGGGTAAAAACAGAAAATTTGACTACAGTAAATTATTCTAATAAGCCTATGCTTGTGAGAGTAGAGCAATTAGATAAGGCTGGGGCAACTATATCTTCAACGAGAGCAGATTTAAAGGTATTCTCAGGTACAAATGATTGGTCAAATGTTTCAGGAAACATAACTGCAGCAGTTAATGCCAGCACAATCAAAATTGTATTTGTTTTTGGAGTTGTAACAGCAACTGGCGGGGGAGCAACAGGAACAGTATGGGTAGATGATGTTAGCTTAACTGAGCCTGTTATACCATTAACTGCTTTAAGTTTAAATAATAGCAGCTTAGAGGTTCCAATAGGATGGTCAGAGACCTTATCTATAGCTTATTCTCCAAGTAATGCATCTTTTAAACAAGTTACATGGAGCTCATCAGATTCTACTGTAGCTGAAGTAAAGGATGGCACGATAAAAATGCTTAGAGCTGGAACTGCAACAATTACTGCCGAATCAACTATTTATCCTGATATTAAGGCGAGTTGTACAGTAAAAGCACTTGAAGGAGAGGTTCCGGTAAAGAGTATAGCCTTAGATAAAAACTCTATTATTTTACAAGCGGGTAAAGCAGAAATAATAACAGCACAAATAAGTCCTGCTTATGCTTCGAATAAAGAAGTAATATGGACTTCCTCAGATAGTTCTGTTGCCAATGTTGTTAATGGAATAGTTAAAAGCAATAAAGCTGGAACAGCCGTTATTACAGCTAAAACAGCAGACGGTGGATACATAGCTAATTGCAGCGTTACAGTTACAGCTGCGGCAGAAGACGAATATGATAAGCTCAGAAACAAATGGCGTGCATTAACTATACCAGATGCAAATGTAGTGAACAGCGATTCTCAAATTAAAAATATAACTGCTTTAGCTGGAGAAAGAGGACGAGAACTATGGGATTCCATGGATAAATCATCAGACAGAACTTATTTATGGGCTGATGCGTCAAGCACTACAAATTCAGCACATGTAACTACAAGTTATAAAAATCTGTTTGAGATGAGCAAAGCTTTTGTTATGGAAGGCTCTGAGCTTAAGGACAATGCTCAACTGCTAAAAGATATAATTAGTGGTCTAAAATGGCTTAATGTTAACCGATATAAAAATAATCAAAGATATAATAATTGGTGGGACTGGGAAGTTGGAGTTCCGCAGCAGTTAAATAACACAATGGTACTTTTATATGAGTACTTAAGCGATGCAGACATAAATGCCTATTTAACTACGATAGACAGTTATGTACCAAATCCAACGAAGCAGCAAAATCAAGCTGTTACATCTACAGGAGCTAATAGAGTTGATCTTTGTAAGGTGGTAGGACTAAGAGGAATACTGGGCAAAAATGCTTATAAGGTTAGTATAGCAAGCGAAAGCTTGAGTCCGGTATTTGAAATTGTTACCTCAGGGGATGGATTTTACAAGGATGGTTCCTTTGTTCAGCATAACAACATTGCTTATACTGCAACCTATGGAAGCGTACTTATGGGAGGAGTAGGAGAACTTTTATATTTGCTTAGTGACAGTAAATGGTCTGTAACAAATGCTAGTCTAAATAATATGTACGAGGCAATTATAAAATCTTTCTATCCTGTAATATATAAAGGGAATTTCATAGAAGGTGTTAAAGGCAGAGCAATATCAAGACCAGAAGAACAAGGTAGCGGAGGAACTGTAGCAGGTTTTATGCTGAAATACTTTGCAAGGTCCGCTCCAGCAGAGTTAAGAGAAAAGTATAAAGCCATAGTTAAGTATTGGATACAGGCAAACAATTATAAAGATATGGTTCAAACCTCAAAGGATATACCCTTTATAATAGAAGCTAAGAAATTAATGAATGATAGTTCAATAGTGCCTGAAGCAGAATTAATAGGAAACTTTAATTTTGCTAATATGGATAGAGTAGTACATAGAACTCCTGGGTTTACATTTGGGTTAAGCATGTATTCAAGCAGAATAGCCTCCTATGAGGGAAATATGAATGGCGAAAACCTAAAAGGCTGGCATACAGGCGACGGAATGACTTACATGTATAACAATGATCTAAGCCAGTACAATGAGGATTTTTGGGCTACTGTAAATCCATACAGATTACCTGGCACTACAGTAGATACAAAAACTCTTTCTGTTGGTCAAGGAACTGCTAAAACTTCTTCTCAGGCTTGGGTTGGAGGCAGCACTCTTTCTAATCTTTATGGTACAGCAGGAATGTTCTTAGACAGCTCAAAGGCGTACGGGATAAATCTAAAAGCTAAAAAATCCTGGTTTATGTTTGATGATGAAATAGTGGCTCTTGGGGCAGATATAAACAGTACAGACAATAGGACTATTGAAACAATAATTGATAATAAAAAGTTAAATGCTAATGGAGCTAACAAGCTTATTGTTGATGGAGAAGAAAAATCTTCCCAATTAGGATGGTGCAATACAATAGTTAATCCAAAGTGGGCTCATCTTGAAGGAAATAATGCTGACTCTAGCATTGGTTATTATTTTCCAAAAGGTTCAAATATTAATTTTCTAAGAGAAGCTAGAGAAGGAAGCTGGAAAGATATTAATTCAACAAAATCAGATGCAAAAATAGTTAAAAACTATTTGACAATGTGGTATGACCACGGAGCAAACCCAGCTGCTGCTGAATATTCCTATGTAATGCTTCCAAATAAAACTGCTGAGGGAGTAAGCAGCTACTCTCAAAATCCAGATGTATCTATAGTTGAAAATAACTCTGAAGTTCAGGCAGTTAAGGAAAAGAAACTTAATATTTTAGCTGCAAACTTCTGGAACGATGCAGTTAAGAAAGTAGATTACTTAACTGTAGATAGGAAAGCTTCTGTAATGGTTAAGGAAAATGGCAAGTATGTAGAGGTATCCGTTTCAGACCCTACTATGATTAATAAGGGAGTAATTAATGTTGAGCTTCATAGAATTGGAGTTGAAGAACTTCTAAATAATCCTGCAATAAAGGTTACTCAGTTTGAACCTACTATAAAATTTGAAGTTGATGTAAATGGAGCAAAGGGAGAAAGCTTTACTGCTAAATTCTTGATTAAAGATACAGTGGCTCCGACTGTTCCTTCAAATTTAATTTGCGAAGAAAAAACCTCAGAATCTGCTCTGATTTCATGGGCTCCTTCTGCCGATAATGTAGGTGTAGCGGGATACGAAATATATAAGAATGATATTCTTATCGACAGAGTATCAGGCAGTATTACAAGTTATAGGGCAACTGAACTACAACAGCTAACTGAGTACAACTTCTCTATTAAAGCTTATGATGAAGAAGGAAATTTATCGGAAACTAGCCCAATTCTATCTATAAAGACTAAAGACGGGGAAGCGCCATCTTTACCAACAAAGCTTAAACATGAGGAGAAAGAAAATAATAGTATAACAATCAAATGGCAGACATCAAGCGATAATGTTGGTGTTGAAGGCTATGAAATCTATGTGGATGATATCTTGTTTGCAACTACCTCAGAAAATGGTTGCATGTATAATGTGACAGGCTTAGAGAAAGCACGCAAATATAAATTTTATATCAAAGCTTTTGATAAAGATGGAAATGTTTCAGATGCTAGTGAAGATATAATTATTAAAACTAAAAATAAAAAATAA
- a CDS encoding glycoside hydrolase family 88 protein, with product MSYIIDEGIKQKEKYSIKPKLDKKQIDEAIKQVLLKIDENIEVFSERVPASSSVNQVYPAVDNNDWTGGFWTGMLWLAYEVTGSVKYRKAAENHLEIFRERLEKRIVVDHHDMGFLYTLSCVNAYRLTENEFAKETAIKAADILIERYHEKAGIIQAWGDLKDESQSGRMIIDCNMNLPLLYWASEVTGDTKYRDIACNHVSRAAKYIVREDSSTYHTYYMDTNTGKPKKGTTHQGYSDNSCWARGQAWAIYGFPLSYNYTKDYNLVELTKKVANYYINRLPEDCVPYWDLVFTDKDGEEKDSSTAAIAACGLMELAKHLPLCDEYKTYYENAAINMVKSLYEKYTTKDCKESNGLLLHGVYAKPQGVGVDECCIWGDYYYFEALVRAIKDWQLYW from the coding sequence ATGTCTTATATCATCGATGAAGGAATAAAACAGAAAGAGAAGTATAGTATTAAACCTAAATTGGATAAAAAACAAATTGATGAAGCAATCAAGCAAGTTTTGCTTAAGATAGATGAAAATATTGAGGTGTTTTCAGAGAGAGTTCCCGCTTCTTCTAGCGTCAATCAAGTATATCCAGCAGTAGACAACAATGATTGGACAGGAGGCTTTTGGACAGGAATGCTATGGCTTGCCTACGAGGTTACTGGTAGTGTAAAATATAGGAAAGCTGCAGAAAATCACCTTGAGATATTCAGGGAAAGATTAGAAAAAAGAATTGTAGTAGACCATCACGACATGGGGTTTTTATATACTTTATCTTGTGTAAATGCCTATAGGCTTACAGAGAATGAATTTGCAAAAGAAACAGCCATAAAGGCTGCCGATATACTTATAGAAAGATATCATGAAAAAGCAGGGATAATACAGGCCTGGGGAGATTTAAAAGATGAAAGTCAGAGCGGCAGAATGATAATAGACTGCAATATGAATCTACCACTTTTATATTGGGCTTCTGAGGTAACAGGAGATACCAAGTACCGAGATATTGCTTGTAATCATGTAAGCAGAGCTGCAAAGTATATTGTAAGAGAAGATTCCTCAACTTACCACACTTATTATATGGATACAAACACAGGAAAACCAAAGAAAGGAACGACTCACCAAGGTTATTCAGATAATTCCTGCTGGGCAAGAGGACAAGCTTGGGCAATATACGGGTTTCCTTTAAGCTATAACTACACAAAGGATTACAATTTAGTAGAGCTTACAAAAAAGGTTGCGAACTATTATATAAACAGACTTCCAGAGGACTGTGTGCCATACTGGGATTTAGTATTTACAGATAAGGATGGTGAAGAGAAGGATAGCTCTACTGCAGCTATAGCTGCTTGCGGATTAATGGAACTGGCAAAGCATCTTCCTCTATGCGATGAATATAAGACTTATTACGAAAATGCAGCAATAAACATGGTAAAGTCACTATATGAAAAATATACAACAAAAGATTGTAAGGAAAGTAATGGTCTTCTTCTTCACGGGGTTTATGCAAAACCTCAAGGTGTTGGAGTAGATGAGTGCTGTATTTGGGGTGACTACTATTACTTTGAAGCTCTTGTTAGAGCTATAAAGGATTGGCAGCTTTATTGGTAA
- a CDS encoding alginate lyase family protein codes for MNILNLFDILDLNNVALKSVKEKLMQGSNTDALQCFFDYFMKKKHINIYSYDDVSLKEEYCRSNCKQDIEEVISVADQVRNQNFVFRYKWDMEKTNEPVLFKEEINWEYKPYDDNEWTFMLNRHKYWIALGQAYCFTKNEEYAKAFFSQMEHWIDNNARTQKSQSTTWRTIEAGIRCENWIKSFMYFRNSSECTPERLAKFILSLNEHGKYLNSIHDGFRRLSNWGVIGNHGLFMLAVFLPELKMADEFRKNSINRLNEEIKLQIMKDGMHWEQSPMYHNEVLHCYLDIINAAERNNIQLPKEILEKTKSMVYADLYMAQPNHYQPVQSDSDYTDLRDILTKAAYIYSDGVLKFGAYRELDFDNVWDLELEAIEKYKSLKVLVPECTDYAFKDSGNYFLRSGWSEEDNYLRFHCGTIGSGHGHADLLHIDIFAQGESMLVDPGRYNYCESSPVRAQLKDCSSHNTTIIDNKPFTECTGSWSYSKIATPIQGSYISEEDYAFVEGSHLGYMDLESPVFTLRKVIFIKPAYWIIIDEFHTTGEHNYKQLFHFDNKGKVLKEGKLVTYQGEKAKLNIFALTAGTQYKIENCSISKEYNKLEESNKLIVEKHNKGFTAMITVLNAEKNKENNIASCELIELKSSLGDVLNKDEASGIKITLQNGEIHIIVVLHKEIHRTYSLIDADGEYVYGKVVLIKRNSNENKVYNIKY; via the coding sequence ATGAATATTTTAAATTTGTTTGATATTCTGGATTTAAATAATGTTGCTTTAAAAAGCGTCAAGGAGAAACTAATGCAAGGTAGTAATACTGATGCCTTGCAGTGTTTTTTTGATTACTTTATGAAGAAAAAACATATAAATATATATTCTTATGACGATGTTTCCTTAAAGGAAGAATACTGCAGATCCAATTGCAAACAAGATATTGAAGAAGTTATAAGTGTAGCAGACCAAGTAAGAAATCAAAATTTTGTTTTTAGGTACAAATGGGACATGGAAAAAACTAATGAACCCGTACTCTTTAAGGAAGAAATAAATTGGGAGTATAAGCCTTATGATGACAATGAGTGGACTTTTATGCTTAACAGACATAAATATTGGATAGCTCTAGGTCAAGCTTATTGTTTTACAAAGAACGAAGAATACGCCAAAGCCTTTTTTAGTCAAATGGAACACTGGATAGACAATAATGCTAGGACTCAAAAAAGTCAAAGCACTACTTGGAGGACAATAGAAGCAGGAATAAGATGTGAGAATTGGATTAAAAGCTTTATGTACTTTAGAAACAGCAGTGAGTGCACTCCAGAAAGGCTGGCGAAATTTATTCTTTCGCTTAATGAACATGGGAAGTATTTAAATAGTATTCATGATGGTTTTAGAAGGCTAAGCAATTGGGGAGTTATCGGAAACCATGGTCTATTTATGTTAGCAGTATTTTTACCAGAGCTAAAGATGGCAGATGAGTTCAGAAAAAATAGTATTAACAGACTTAATGAGGAAATAAAGCTCCAGATTATGAAGGATGGAATGCATTGGGAGCAATCACCTATGTATCATAATGAGGTGCTGCACTGCTACTTAGACATAATAAATGCAGCTGAAAGAAATAATATACAGCTTCCAAAAGAAATTTTGGAGAAAACAAAATCCATGGTATATGCAGACTTATATATGGCTCAGCCTAATCATTATCAACCTGTACAAAGCGACAGCGATTACACTGACTTAAGGGATATTCTAACAAAGGCTGCTTATATTTATAGTGATGGAGTGTTAAAATTTGGAGCCTATAGAGAATTGGATTTTGATAATGTCTGGGATTTAGAGCTAGAGGCTATAGAAAAATATAAAAGTTTAAAAGTTCTTGTACCTGAATGCACAGATTATGCCTTTAAAGACAGCGGCAACTATTTCTTAAGATCTGGCTGGAGTGAGGAGGACAACTATTTAAGATTTCACTGCGGTACTATTGGAAGTGGACATGGACATGCTGATTTGCTGCATATAGATATCTTTGCTCAGGGTGAAAGCATGCTTGTAGATCCAGGACGATACAATTACTGTGAAAGTAGTCCAGTAAGAGCTCAGCTGAAGGATTGCAGCTCCCATAATACAACAATAATTGATAACAAGCCTTTTACCGAGTGTACTGGTTCCTGGAGCTATAGCAAAATAGCAACCCCAATTCAAGGAAGCTATATAAGTGAAGAAGATTATGCTTTCGTAGAAGGCTCACATCTTGGATATATGGATTTAGAGAGTCCAGTATTTACTTTAAGAAAAGTAATATTTATAAAGCCAGCTTATTGGATTATAATAGATGAATTTCACACAACAGGTGAACACAATTATAAGCAGCTGTTCCACTTCGATAATAAGGGAAAGGTGCTTAAAGAGGGAAAATTAGTTACATATCAAGGAGAAAAAGCAAAGCTAAATATATTTGCACTAACAGCAGGAACACAATATAAAATAGAAAACTGCAGTATTTCTAAAGAGTATAATAAGCTGGAAGAAAGCAATAAATTAATTGTTGAAAAACATAACAAAGGCTTTACAGCAATGATTACAGTGTTGAATGCTGAAAAAAATAAGGAAAATAATATAGCGAGCTGTGAACTAATAGAATTAAAAAGCTCTTTAGGAGATGTACTAAACAAAGATGAAGCTTCGGGTATAAAGATAACTCTTCAAAACGGGGAGATACATATAATTGTTGTTCTTCACAAGGAAATTCACAGAACTTACAGCCTGATTGATGCGGATGGAGAATACGTATATGGTAAAGTAGTGCTTATTAAAAGAAATTCTAATGAAAATAAAGTTTATAATATTAAGTACTAG